The sequence CCGTCCCGGCCCGGAGACCGAGAAGGTCGCGACCCTGTTCCGCGAGGAGATCCAGTACCGCTTTGAGAGCTTCGAGTCGAAGCGCTGGGGCGTAGATTAATCGAACAAATGCCTCAAGACGTGACGCTTGGCGAGGCGCGCCGCCGCGATCGGGTCGCGGCCGAGCGCGAGGCCCGCCAGTAGGGCCGCGGCGAAGCTGCAACCGCTGCCGCGGCGCGAACCGGGACGGCGTCGCGCCCGCAGGGCGCGGCTTTGCGTCCCGGTCCGGACCCAATCGATCGCGGTCTTCGGGTCGGCGGCATGGCCGCCCTTCAGGACGACGACGCGGCCGGGCTTCTTTCCCCGGTCGAACAAGGCCTTGGCCGCCGCTTCCGACGGCGTCTCCCCCGCGAGGCGCCTTTTCAAAAACCACTCCGCCTCGGGGATATTCGGCGTGAAGGCGTCGCAGAGCCGCAGCAGGCGCGCGAGGTTAGGATCGCTCGCTTTTCCGCGGAAGAGGCGGGCCCCGGTGGAGGAACGCAGCACCGGGTCCCAGACCACCAGGCGGGGCCGGCGCCGCCGCAGCCAGTGTAGCAAGGCCTCGAGGTGCCCGGGCGTCCCCAGCATGCCTATCTTGACGCCGAGGACCCGATCGCCGGCGGCTTCCAGCTGCGCCCGGAACAGGGGAATAGGCACCGGTTCCCAGGCGAAGAATTCCCTTTCGGATTGGGCGGTGACGGCGCTCAGCGCCACGCGGCCTTCGAAGCCGAGCCGCTCGAAGACGCGGAGGTCCGCCAGGACCCCGGCGTGCCCGGAGGGGTCGAGGCCGCCCACCGCCAGCAGGGGTGCTAGCCGCGCCGTTTTTGAAATTGGTCGACGAACCACCTTGCCTCCGCCGCGATGTCCGGCGCCAAGCTCAAGGCCCCGATCATCGCCACCGCCGCGACGCCGGTCGCGAGCACTTGGGAAAGGTTTTCCCGGTTGATGCCGCCGATCGCGATGACCGGCGCCCGCAGCGCCGCGACGACCCGCCGCAAGGTCTCCAGGCCCTGGACCGGATGGCCGGGGCCCTTCGTGGCCGTCGGAAAGATCGCGCCCAGCGCGACATAGTCGGCGCCCGCCGCCTCCGCGGCCAAAGCCTCCTCGAGGGAATGGGAGCTGTAGCCGATCAGGCGGTTGGGTCCCAAGATCTTGCGCGCCTCGGCGATGGAGAGATCATCCTGCCCGACGTGGATCCCGTCGACGGGCAGCTCGGCGGCCAGCGCGACGAAATCATTGAGAAGAAAGGTGAAGTCCCGCTCCCGCTTGAGCGCGAGGATTTGGAGGGCGACCTCGCGCACTTTGCCTAAGTCGGTTTCGCCCTTCATGCGCAGCTGGAGGATGGGGACGCCGCCGGCCACCAATTGCCTGGCGAGCTCGAGATGCGAGAGCCGGGGATTCAGGCTGGTGTCGCA is a genomic window of Deltaproteobacteria bacterium PRO3 containing:
- a CDS encoding bifunctional hydroxymethylpyrimidine kinase/phosphomethylpyrimidine kinase (catalyzes the formation hydroxymethylpyrimidine phosphate from hydroxymethylpyrimidine and the formation of of 4-amino-2-methyl-5-diphosphomethylpyrimidine from hydroxymethylpyrimidine phosphate), producing MVRRPISKTARLAPLLAVGGLDPSGHAGVLADLRVFERLGFEGRVALSAVTAQSEREFFAWEPVPIPLFRAQLEAAGDRVLGVKIGMLGTPGHLEALLHWLRRRRPRLVVWDPVLRSSTGARLFRGKASDPNLARLLRLCDAFTPNIPEAEWFLKRRLAGETPSEAAAKALFDRGKKPGRVVVLKGGHAADPKTAIDWVRTGTQSRALRARRRPGSRRGSGCSFAAALLAGLALGRDPIAAARLAKRHVLRHLFD
- the thiE gene encoding thiamine phosphate synthase, with protein sequence MREIRGIYALCDTSLNPRLSHLELARQLVAGGVPILQLRMKGETDLGKVREVALQILALKRERDFTFLLNDFVALAAELPVDGIHVGQDDLSIAEARKILGPNRLIGYSSHSLEEALAAEAAGADYVALGAIFPTATKGPGHPVQGLETLRRVVAALRAPVIAIGGINRENLSQVLATGVAAVAMIGALSLAPDIAAEARWFVDQFQKRRG